A part of Thermus islandicus DSM 21543 genomic DNA contains:
- a CDS encoding HTH domain-containing protein, with product MPRPDRFRKAVVELLRAEGRPLHYAEIGRRLKEMGLWQAVREPEKIARIRLSALARWARGPVVALGKGLYALREVEEAP from the coding sequence ATGCCCAGGCCGGACCGCTTCCGCAAAGCCGTGGTGGAGCTTTTGAGGGCGGAAGGCCGCCCCCTCCACTACGCCGAGATCGGCCGCCGCCTCAAGGAGATGGGCCTTTGGCAGGCGGTGAGGGAACCTGAGAAGATCGCCAGGATCCGGCTCTCCGCCCTGGCCCGGTGGGCCCGGGGCCCCGTGGTGGCCTTGGGGAAGGGGCTTTACGCCCTGAGGGAGGTGGAGGAGGCGCCCTAG
- a CDS encoding aminopeptidase, which yields MDAFRRNLKKLAELAVKVGLNLEEGQEVIATAPVEALDFVRLLAEEAYRQGASLFTVIYQDNALARTRLSLAPEEALDKAPSWLYEGMARAFREGAARLAVSGNDPKALEGLPPERVGRAQRGNARAYKPALEAITTFATNWTIVPFAHPGWARAVFPHLPEEEAVKKLWEVIFQVTRADQEDPIAAWEAHNRALHEKVAYLNARRFHALHFLGPGTDLTVGLAEGHLWGGGAAPTQKGRLCNPNLPTEEVFTAPHRERVEGVVRASRPLALGGTLVEGIFARFERGVAVEVRAERGEEVLLRLLSADEGARRLGEVALVPAQNPIARTGLVFYDTLFDENAASHLAFGQAYAETLEGRPSGEEFLRRGGNESLVHVDWMVGSEEVDVDGLYPDGTRVPLMRRGRWVV from the coding sequence GTGGACGCCTTTCGCAGAAACCTAAAGAAGCTTGCGGAGCTCGCCGTCAAGGTGGGCCTCAACCTGGAGGAGGGCCAGGAGGTCATCGCCACCGCCCCCGTAGAGGCCTTGGACTTCGTGCGCCTTTTGGCCGAGGAGGCCTACCGGCAGGGAGCAAGCCTCTTTACCGTGATCTACCAGGACAACGCCCTGGCGCGAACGCGCCTCTCCTTGGCCCCCGAGGAGGCCCTGGACAAGGCCCCCTCGTGGCTCTACGAGGGCATGGCCCGGGCCTTCCGCGAAGGGGCGGCGAGGCTTGCCGTCTCCGGGAACGACCCCAAGGCCCTGGAGGGCCTTCCTCCGGAAAGGGTGGGCCGGGCGCAAAGGGGGAACGCCCGGGCCTATAAGCCGGCCCTCGAGGCCATCACCACCTTCGCCACCAACTGGACCATCGTCCCCTTCGCCCACCCGGGGTGGGCGAGGGCGGTCTTCCCCCACCTTCCCGAGGAGGAAGCGGTCAAAAAGCTCTGGGAGGTGATCTTCCAGGTCACCCGAGCCGACCAGGAGGACCCCATCGCCGCCTGGGAGGCCCACAACCGCGCCCTCCACGAGAAGGTGGCCTACCTGAACGCCAGGCGCTTCCACGCCCTCCACTTCCTTGGCCCAGGGACGGACCTCACCGTGGGCCTCGCCGAGGGGCACCTCTGGGGGGGCGGGGCCGCGCCCACCCAGAAGGGCCGCCTCTGCAACCCCAACCTGCCCACGGAGGAGGTCTTCACCGCCCCCCACCGGGAACGGGTGGAGGGGGTGGTGCGCGCAAGCCGCCCCCTGGCCCTGGGCGGCACCCTGGTGGAGGGGATCTTCGCCCGCTTTGAACGGGGCGTTGCCGTGGAGGTGCGGGCGGAGCGGGGGGAGGAGGTGCTCTTGCGGCTCCTCTCCGCCGACGAGGGGGCGCGGCGCCTCGGCGAGGTGGCCCTGGTGCCCGCCCAAAACCCCATCGCCAGGACCGGCCTTGTCTTCTACGACACCCTCTTTGACGAGAACGCGGCCAGCCACCTCGCCTTCGGCCAGGCCTACGCCGAGACCCTTGAGGGCCGCCCCTCGGGGGAGGAGTTCCTAAGGCGGGGTGGGAACGAGAGCCTGGTCCACGTGGACTGGATGGTGGGCTCGGAGGAGGTGGACGTGGACGGCCTCTACCCGGACGGCACCCGCGTCCCCCTCATGCGCCGGGGGAGGTGGGTGGTCTAA